In Penicillium oxalicum strain HP7-1 chromosome VII, whole genome shotgun sequence, one DNA window encodes the following:
- a CDS encoding Retinal dehydrogenase 1: protein MTITQQPKITSFETRLFINGEFKDASDGGKFDLHSPATGEKFAEVAEASADDANAAVAAAKAAFPAWSALAPARRGLYLKKLADLIMESHAELAELEAMSMGRPVSHYVESYASAQALNHYAESGCQVLGTSSLNSPGFVNMTLRQPYGVVGAIIPWNVPVYFLISKAAPALIAGNTVVVKSSEKAPLTSAKVATLIQKAGFPPGVWNIISGHGQISGNVLSHHMDIRVISFTGSGRTGRLIQEASAKSNLKNVILELGGKSPAIIFPDANLEKAVQETRHSIQFNSGQVCVANSRIYVHESIAPQFIEQFRKSFSQIKSGDPLLPETNHGPQADAIQYKQVQSYIEEGKKVGKMVLGSEPSEHTKGYFIQPTVFVETPEDSKIMKEEIFGPVVNINTFTDEDDVIARANDTEYGLYASVYTRDISRALRVAKRLESGNVGVNCTSPTAAPDMPFGGYKASGTGREGWTVSIENYLEVKTVFIKIDDQ, encoded by the exons ATGACGATCACTCAACAGCCCAAGATCACGTCGTTCGAGACACGGTTGTTCATTAACGGAGAG TTCAAAGATGCGTCCGATGGCGGAAAGTTTGATCTTCATTCCCCTGCGACAGGAGAGAAATTTGCCGAAG TCGCCGAAGCTAGCGCAGATGATGCAAACGCCGCCGTGGCAGCAGCGAAAGCTGCCTTCCCAGCTTGGTCCGCACTCGCCCCCGCGCGAAGAGGCTTAtacttgaagaagctggccGATCTGATCATGGAGTCTCATGCCGAGCTGGCTGAGCTTGAGGCCATGTCGATGGGTCGCCCGGTGTCTCATTATGTTGAGTCGTATGCTTCCGCCCAGGCTTTGAACCACTATGCGGAAAGCGGTTGCCAGGTGCTTGGAACTTCAAGTTTAAACAGCCCCGGATTTGTCAACATGACCCTACGACAACCATACGGAGTAGTCGGTGCCATTATTCCATGGAACGTGCCCGTGTACTTCCTGATCTCCAAGGCCGCCCCGGCATTGATTGCAGGGAACACGGTGGTTGTGAAGAGCAGTGAGAAAGCCCCCTTGACT TCTGCCAAGGTTGCTACCTTGATCCAAAAGGCGGGCTTTCCCCCGGGAGTGTGGAACATTATCTCTGGCCATGGCCAAATCTCGGGCAACGTCTTGTCACACCACATGGACATTCGCGTGATCAGTTTTACAGGATCAGGACGGACCGGCCGTCTCATTCAAGAAGCATCCGCCAAGTCCAACTTGAAGAACGTCATTCTTGAACTGGGAGGAAAGTCTCCTGCGATCATCTTCCCCGATGCCAACCTCGAAAAGGCAGTGCAGGAGACGAGACATAGCATCCAGTTCAACAGTGGCCAAGTTTGCGTGGCAAACTCTCGCATCTACGTCCACGAGTCTATCGCCCCTCAATTCATTGAGCAGTTCCGAAAGAGCTTCTCTCAGATCAAGAGTGGCGACCCTCTGCTTCCAGAGACCAACCACGGCCCCCAGGCCGATGCCATTCAGTACAAGCAGGTGCAGTCGTACATCGAGGAGGGCAAAAAGGTTGGCAAGATGGTTTTGGGATCTGAACCATCTGAGCACACCAAGGGTTACTTCATTCAACCAACAGTCTTTGTTGAGACTCCGGAAGACTCCAAAATCATGAAGGAAGAGATCTTCGGCCCCGTGGTGAATATCAACACATTCaccgatgaggatgatgttATCGCCAGAGCAAACGACACCGAATATGGCCTCTACGCCTCGGTTTATACCAGGGATATCAGCCGTGCTTTGCGTGTTGCGAAAAGATTGGAATCCGGTAACGTGGGTGTCAACTGCACCAGCCCCACCGCTGCACCCGATATGCCGTTTGGTGGCTACAAGGCCAGTGGCACTGGTCGTGAAGGATGGACTGTGAGCATCGAGAATTACCTGGAAGTGAAGACTGTATTCATCAAGATTGATGATCAGTGA
- a CDS encoding Protein fluG, translating to MDPLLPLKNFIRHHPHIDHHAHHIPNRYSASHESNYPVECVLIESWAHRLETSHASLPSQRAINQLGELYGTLCSTWEDVVAARTQYLKEDYNGMLRRSLHGTHMLLLSDPLVDGTYSDGDGLVQSREWHDRFAPSPMKIIVCIETIAESVLSDIMNEDRRSEESVWSLFRTKFLDAIELAMSDSAVVAFKTDVCTRSGLDVAPTSPDDASLTAALHRILDLGSKKHGYKFEEKLVLDWMVLQIMKRNSSRYGGLSVKPLQFSTALTTDEMGRSETRPGRENPILLQPIIREYPGSPVVLLHAAYPYTKEAGYLASRYPVVFVDFSKVFPCISRDGQERILRESLEIASTNRLLWSTGGQIYPETFWLSNRQFRQALEKILIEYVQCGDCNIMQAKNIAKDILFNNANKLYSLGQTAEYSL from the exons ATGGATCCTCTCTTACCCTTGAAAAACTTCATCCGTCACCATCCGCATATTGACCATCATGCACACCACATACCAAATCGCTATTCCGCAAGTCATGAAAGCAATTACCCGGTAGAGTGTGTCTTGATCGAGAGCTGGGCGCATCGCCTGGAAACTTCCCATGCTTCTCTGCCATCCCAGCGCGCTATCAATCAACTCGGCGAGCTGTATGGAACTTTGTGTTCCACATGGGAGGATGTGGTCGCCGCACGCACTCAGTATCTCAAAGAGGACTACAACGGGATGCTGCGGCGCAGTCTTCACGGCACGCACATGCTCCTTTTGAGTGATCCTCTCGTAGATGGGACTTACtcagatggagatggtctgGTTCAATCGCGTGAATGGCACGACCGCTTTGCTCCCTCGCCCATGAAAATCATAGTTTGCATTGAGACCATCGCAGAGTCTGTGCTCAGCGACATCATGAACGAGGATCGCAGATCGGAAGAAAGTGTATGGAGTCTGTTTCGCACTAAATTTCTTGATGCGATTGAGCTTGCCATGAGCGACTCAGCCGTTGTCGCCTTCAAGACAGACGTGTGTACCCGAAGTGGTCTCGATGTTGCTCCAACATCGCCGGACGATGCTTCATTGACTGCAGCTCTGCACAGGATCCTGGACTTGGGCTCCAAGAAGCACGGTTACAAGTTCGAGGAGAAGCTAGTTCTTGACTGGATGGTCTTGCAGATTATGAAGCGCAATTCCTCTCGGTATGGGGGGCTATCAGTAAAGCCCCTCCAATTTTCGACTGCACTGACTACCGACGAGATGGGCCGCAGCGAGACAAGGCCCGGCAGGGAAAATCCTATCTTGCTCCAGCCAATCATTCGCGAGTACCCTGGTTCACCCGTCGTGCTGCTACATGCAGCTTATCCATACACGAAGGAGGCAGGCTATCTCGCCAGTCGATACCCGGTCGTCTTCGTTGATTTCAGCAAAGTCTTTCCTTGTATTAGCCGCGATGGTCAAGAAAGAATCCTCCGGGAGAGTTTAGAGATCGCCTCTACTAATCGCCTTCTTTGGAGCACGGGTGGGCAAATTTATCCGGAGACGTTTTGGCTGTCGAATCGGCAATTTCGACAAGCATTGGAAAAG ATTCTGATTGAATACGTTCAATGCGGTGACTGCAATATCATGCAGGCCAAGAACATTGCCAAAGACATTCTGTTCAATAATGCAAACAAGCTCTACTCCCTCGGGCAAACAGCAGAATACAGCCTTTGA